The Oncorhynchus mykiss isolate Arlee chromosome 20, USDA_OmykA_1.1, whole genome shotgun sequence genome includes a region encoding these proteins:
- the lhb gene encoding luteinizing hormone subunit beta precursor, giving the protein MLGLHVGTLISLLLCILLEPVEGSLMQPCQPINQTVSVEKEGCPTCLVIQTPICSGHCVTKEPVFKSPFSTVYQHVCTYRDVRYETIRLPDCPPWVDPHVTYPVALSCDCSLCNMDTSDCTIESLQPDFCITQRVLTDGDMW; this is encoded by the exons ATGTTAGGTCTTCATGTAGGCACCTTGATCTCCCTGCTTCTGTGCATTCTCCTGGAACCCGTTGAGGGGTCTCTCATGCAGCCCTGTCAGCCCATCAACCAGACTGTGTCTGTGGAGAAGGAAGGCTGCCCAACGTGCTTAGTCATTCAAACCCCTATCTGCAGTGGCCACTGCGTCACCAAG GAGCCGGTTTTCAAGAGCCCATTTTCCACCGTGTACCAGCATGTGTGCACCTACCGGGACGTCCGCTATGAAACGATCCGCCTACCTGACTGTCCCCCTTGGGTGGACCCTCATGTCACCTACCCTGTGGCTCTGAGCTGTGACTGCAGCCTCTGTAACATGGACACTTCTGACTGTACCATCGAGAGCCTGCAGCCAGACTTCTGCATTACGCAAAGAGTACTAACGGATGGTGACATGTGGTGA
- the si:ch211-132e22.4 gene encoding ovarian cancer G-protein coupled receptor 1, translating to MEASLCNISDNITSNRSLIETVVQWTTFSIGFPLICLSIYAMYFLIRADHIAPVYVINLLIADLIQISMRPFILSGTWQFIVMLIEFFGISASIGFMVCVALERYLVIAFPLWYRFRRNIKYSLIMSSIIWLFPFIQISMFYLTPTIEISLILFAVNLLIPFPLLVFFLVGTLKALSVSISVPAVEQRRIIGSLALVLGNYTVLFLPLIIQYLISGVTCQHNVEIGTIFERFSPLVDPLLYVFMRKGAKDTLAFPCFDKLMGDEEQRQVTNTMTMTDSGVEGSR from the coding sequence ATGGAAGCAAGCCTCTGCAATATTTCGGACAACATCACATCAAATAGGAGCCTCATTGAAACCGTTGTACAGTGGACAACATTCTCCATTGGTTTTCCTCTGATCTGTCTGTCAATTTATGCCATGTATTTCCTGATCAGAGCTGATCACATCGCTCCAGTCTATGTAATCAACCTTCTTATTGCAGATCTCATTCAGATTTCAATGAGGCCATTCATACTGTCTGGTACCTGGCAATTTATAGTCATGTTGATTGAATTCTTTGGTATTAGTGCAAGCATTGGTTTCATGGTATGTGTTGCTCTCGAGAGATATCTTGTGATTGCATTTCCTCTCTGGTACCGTTTTCGCCGTAACATCAAATACTCGCTCATAATGTCCTCCATTATCTGGCTTTTTCCTTTCATCCAAATCTCCATGTTTTACCTCACACCGACTATTGAAATTTCACTTATTTTGTTTGCAGTTAACCTCCTCATACCCTTTCCACTGCTTGTATTCTTCCTAGTGGGCACGTTGAAAGCTCTGTCCGTCTCAATCTCTGTGCCAGCTGTCGAACAGAGACGGATTATTGGTTCCCTGGCCCTTGTGCTGGGCAATTACACAGTCCTGTTCCTACCCCTCATCATACAATATCTGATATCAGGGGTAACATGCCAACACAATGTGGAGATTGGGACAATCTTTGAGAGATTCAGCCCCCTTGTGGATCCTCTACTCTATGTGTTCATGAGAAAGGGAGCTAAGGACACTCTGGCCTTCCCCTGCTTCGACAAGCTCATGGGTGACGAGGAGCAGAGACAGGTCACAAACACTATGACCATGACTGATAGTGGAGTAGAAGGCTCCAGGTAG
- the fa36a gene encoding FAM36A, with protein sequence MAGEEESDKKGFKVLGILDVQNTPCAREALLHGSGGSLAAGLLHFLATSRVKRSFDIGFAGFMLTTLGSWFYCRITNAKLRMQQRLIQDGIKNKVMYEGTSLDTVSKPKEQEPCPSCP encoded by the exons ATGGCCGGTGAAGAGGAGAGTGACAAAAAG GGTTTCAAGGTGCTGGGTATTCTGGACGTTCAAAACACACCTTGTGCCAGAGAGGCTCTTCTACATGGATCTGGGGGATCCCTGGCTGCTGGCCTTTTGCACTTTTTGGCCACAA GTCGAGTGAAGCGGTCCTTTGACATAGGTTTTGCAGGATTCATGCTTACCACACTGGGATCATG GTTCTACTGTAGAATTACCAATGCCAAGCTCCGTATGCAGCAAAGGTTGATCCAAGATGGCATCAAGAACAAGGTCATGTATGAAGGCACGAGTTTGGACACCGTCAGTAAACCAAAAGAGCAGGAGCCTTGCCCTTCATGTCCTTGA